From the genome of Atribacterota bacterium:
CTGGTGGGCTAACTTCATAGCTTGTTCTATCCAGTGATCAACCTTCTTTTTGCTAAGGGCAAATTCAGTGGGTACCGGATTGGTTATTAATAAACCGGTCCCTAATTTCAATCGTAAATGAGCCCAAACCACTTGAGCTGCTTCCCAGCTATCTTTTAAAGGATAATCAACTTTCAAATGACTGGATTGACTATAAAAAGCAGGTAAATCTTCTGTCTGGTAACCTAATACCGGAACACCTACAGTCTCTAGATATTCCATGGTATGGGGAATATCTAGAATAGCCTTGGCACCAGAACAGATTACCGCCACTGGAGTCCTGGCAAGCTCAGTTAAGTCAGTAGAAATATCCATAGGATATTCTCCTTGGTAATTATTATGAACTCCTCCAATGCCACCGGTTGCAAAGAATATTATCTGACAGTGATGAGCTATCCACATGGTTAAAGCTACAGTGGTTCCTGCATTCATGCCCTTGGCAATAAGAGAGGATAAGTCTCTCTTGCTGGCTTTAATAGTACTTTTAGAATGGGCAAGCTTCTCAATTTCATCATGACTTAAACCCACCTTTATCTTACCATCTATAATGGCAATAGTAGCAGGAATAGCTCCCTGTTCACGTATATTCTTTTCCATCTGGAAAGCTGTATCAATATTTTCCGGAAAGGGCAAGCCATGGGTGATAAGATTA
Proteins encoded in this window:
- a CDS encoding pseudouridine-5'-phosphate glycosidase, coding for MMDYFEISEEIREAIGKGKRGKPVVALESNLITHGLPFPENIDTAFQMEKNIREQGAIPATIAIIDGKIKVGLSHDEIEKLAHSKSTIKASKRDLSSLIAKGMNAGTTVALTMWIAHHCQIIFFATGGIGGVHNNYQGEYPMDISTDLTELARTPVAVICSGAKAILDIPHTMEYLETVGVPVLGYQTEDLPAFYSQSSHLKVDYPLKDSWEAAQVVWAHLRLKLGTGLLITNPVPTEFALSKKKVDHWIEQAMKLAHQDNIKGKKLTPYLLNKIKDLSDGRSLKANIELLKHNACIAAQIALAYQEIFLSTANK